Genomic segment of Steroidobacter denitrificans:
TCGCTTCGAGCACTCGTTGCATTTCATCGCTGTCTTCCACCAGCGCGAGGCGGCTCAGGTGGCGACGGTGCGTGCGCACATGGTCAATGATCTGTCGGCGGCAGATCTGGCATAACCAGCTGAATACGGCAGCTTCGCCACGATAGTTTTCAAGGTTGCGCATTGCCTTGATCAACGTCGCCTGTACCACTTCTTTGGCCGCATCCGAATCGCCGCCCAGGCGAGGCGCGGCAAAACGATAAAGTCTCGGGAAGTATGTCTCGAAGAAGCGCCGGAAGGCGATCTCGTCGCCTTTCAGCATCAGGGCGATTAGCTCGGCGTCTGCTTCGGTAATCTTCTTCACTGGTGGGTCCTGCTCCATTGTTAGACGATTGCAGTCGCCTGCATCAATCGCCAACTTCCCGGTTCACCAGGCTCACTCAGGCACCATCGCTCGGCTCCTGCGCTCCTCGACAGGGAGCCAGAATATCCAGCGTTGAATCGTAGCTGATATTGCGCACTTCGAGCGCACCAAGCATCGTGTGGTAGATGTTATCGTGACTGAAAGATTTCGCAGCCTGTGATTTGACGCAATCCAATACTGTCCCGCTCCGCACCATGTAGGATGATGACAGCCACATCAACATCGGCACCTTCTTTTGGGTATCCGGTGCGAATGCGTATGGCAGGCCGTGTAAATACAACCCCTGCTCACCGAGCGACTCACCATGATCGGAGACATAAAGCAACATGCTGTCGACGCGATCCGACGCGCGGCGCAGTATCTCGATCGTACGAGCAAGCACGTGATCGGTATAGACAATCGTATTGTCGTATGCGTTCACGATTCCCGCCGCCGTACAGCGTTGCAGCTGATTCGAATGACACGCTGGCTTGAATTGCTCGAACTCCGGCGGATAACGCTCCGCGTATGCTGGCCCATGACTGCCGATCTGATGCAGTACGATCACCGTATCTCGGGTCAGCATGTCGATGCGCGCAGGAAGATCCTCCAGCATCTTCTCGTCGTAACAGTACGAATCGCGACACAACTGGCTGTCCTTGTGTCCGACGTAGTCGATTTGGGTAATACGGACACATACACCTTTGCAGCCGGCGTTATTGTCGCGCCACTCGACATCCAACCCTGCTTCATGCAGCGCATCCAGCACGTTCGTATAGCGCCACGCCTCATCGACATCGAAGGCACGGCGCGACAGATGCGAGAACATGCAGGGCACGGAGATTGCCGTTGCCGTGCCGCACGACGTCGTATCAGGAAAGTAGATCAGCCCGGGCTGCGCAGATAGCTCGGGATTCGTCGGACGTGAATACCCGGCTAGCTGGAAGTTGGCAGCACGCGCCGTTTCCCCAACGACCATGACGAGTACGATCGGCCTTGCGTGTACGGGCGTGGTGCGCCGTGCTTGTCCGCTCACGTTGACCACGGAGCCTCCGCTACCTTTCGCGTGATCGAACCACACGCCGATCGCGCTGATAAGGGGCGCGGCAGGCATCAAAGTAAAGCGAATTGGTTTGTATTCGCGAAAAAATACTGCATAGCTGGCGGAGGCGGCAAACAGCGCGAGGGCGCACACGAGAAGGATTCCGGCGACGGCCACAGCCCGCATACGCAAACGCCTCGACCATTCGATTGATGGCAGCCGAACCGTCCACACGAGCAACGCCGGAACGACACCGAGCACAGCGACCCGGGCCATCAGACCCGAAGATATGAGCCCTCTGGATTCGACAGAATTCGTTTCGAAGACGTTGCGCAGCATATCTTTGTCCATGACGATTCCATACTTCATCGAAAAGTAGGAACTCAGGGCAGCGAGGATGAAAAGCGCGCTTGCGACGCCGACCATCAATCGGCGCGATGGAAGTAGCAGCAGCAACATGGCCTGTAGACACAAGACCAGCACGAGCAGGCTAACGAGGAAGCCTCCCGATGCGATATCTCCATGCCACATGGCATGCACGGTATCGATCCAGAAGCTGGTATTGTAGAACACGAGCCACAGCGCCGAGACGCAGAACGCGAATCGGACATCGGATCGACACGAGAACGTGACGGAGTATCGCGCCTTTAACGAAGTAGGCGTCCAGCTATCGAATCTGGAGTGGGACGAGTGCTTCTCAGAGCGGCTGATGTGCATGCCGCGTTTGACGATGATGCGCTGCAGATCAATCGCGGAGCCACGTACTTTCACCCCGATTCAGGGTTTGACTTACGGACTCCGGTGGTCTCTAGTGCATCTGGTGCTTGGCCGCACGGGGCAAGATTCAGCTTCCCGAAACCGCAGCCATGCGCGCGCGCACCAGCGCAACCATACGATTGGTGACGCGTTACAAGGCGCTCGATGGCGGCTGGAATGTGCCTGCAAAGATATCACGAACAGTGAGTCCGGCCCAAGACCACGTTGCCATCGCACTCGCCACACGCTCGACGCCTTGATTCCACAAAAAGAAGATCGCCATGCACCCTCGCGGATTCTTCATCATCGCCTTGTCCGTAGCCTTGACGGCCTCCGCCGCGGGACTAGGTGCACAGTCCGTAGAAGCCGCAAAGCCAACGGCTCTTCGCATCGTGATGGAAAAGCTTGGCCGTGACATGCAAGCTGTCGCTGGCGCGATTTCCAAGGAGGACTGGGCACTGGTCGCCGAGTTGGCACCCGAGATCGCCAACCACGCGGAGCCGCTCATGTCGGAAAAGGTTCGCATTCTCGCCTGGCTTGGAGCCGATGCCGGAACGTTCCGAGCTTTCGATGGACAGGCGCATGACGCTGCGACCTCGATGGGCGAGGCTGTAAAACGAAGCGATGGCCAAGCAGTCATCGCCGACTTCGCCAGAGTGCAGCAAAGCTGCCTGGCCTGCCATCAAGGCTTCCGCAAATCGTTCCAGGAGCACTTCTATATAAGGAGCACTGCTCGGCCCTCGAGCTGATTCAGTCCATGCAGCACCATATATCCTCGGAGCGGATAGCCGGCCTCGACCCGGACGGACTGACAATCGCACAAGTCGTCGAACGACGGTCCCGCTATGGCACGAACGATATCGTCACGGCCGCCCCGAGCGGATGGCGCGAGGTGATGCGGGAGACGGTCCGCGACCCGATGATCTGGTTCCTGATCGGTACGGCGCTGATCTTTCTGTGGCTCGGCGATCTGCTGGAAGCAACGATCCTTGCCGTTGCGTTGCTGCCGATCATCATCATGGACGGTTATCTGCACCGGCGCACGCAGGTGGCCACTGAAGGTCTATCGGACAGGCTGGCGCCGACAGCTCGCGTACTGAGGGATGGCGCTTGGATGAAGCTCCCGGCAAGGGAGATTGTCGTCGGTGATACCGTTCTGGTCGAGGAGTCACAGCCGTTTCCGGCCGACGGAATCGTGCTCGCGGGCGAGAACCTGCAAGCAGAGGAGTCGGCGCTGACCGGTGAGGCGCTCCCGGTGCGCAAGCGTCCGCTGCCACAAGATACGCTCGCGGGGCTGGAAAGCGGCGCCGACGAAATCGCTGTCGATCACGAGGCATGGGGCGCAGCCGGCACCCGCCTGCTCACCGGAGAGGCGCACCTGCGGGTGGTGTTCACCGGTGCGGAAACCTTGTATGGAGCAATCGCCCATTCGGCGCATGCAGGATCACACGAACGGACCCCGCTGCAGCAGGCTCTCGGCTCGCTGGTCGCCACGCTGGTCGTCGCGGCGGTCGTCATATGTCTGGCGCTTGCCGCGACACGCTACTACCAAGGACACGGCGTGGTCGATGCGCTGGTAAGCGCGGTGACATTGGCCGTGGCGGCGCTCCCCGAGGAATTTCCGGTGGTCTATGCATTCTTTCTGGGTGTGGGCGTTCACCGGCTCGCTCGACATCAGGCACTGGTACGTCGTGCTGTCGTGGTAGAGAACATCGGCCGTGTGAGCTGCATCTGCTCCGACAAGACCGGCACGCTCACAGAGGGCCGGCTGCGCTTGGAACATCTTCTACCGTCCAGTTCATTCACCAAGCATGAACTGCTGCTCGCTGCAGCCCGTGCTTCCCGACCGGCCAGTGTCGATCCCATGGACCGGGAAGTGCTCGCCCGTCTCGCGGACGTGAGCCTGGGCGCAGAACGCATAGCGACCTTCCCGTTCACTGAAGATCGCCGCCGAGAGGTCGGCATCGTGCGAGACGCGACCGGTGATCTACACGCTTTCATCAAAGGCGCTCCGGAAACCATTCTCGTGATGACGGATCTCTCGACCGGAGAACGCGAGGAATGGCAACGAACGACCCTCGAGTTCGCCTCGACCGGTCATAAAGTGATCGCGGTAGCGAGTCGCCCGCTGCCGCACTGGGCCGGCGGTGAACCGGACCGCGGGTACACTTTTCTCGGATTGCTCGTTTTCGAGGACCCCCTTCGACCGAGTGCTGCAGAAGCGGTACGCAAAGCAGTGGCGGCCGGAATCCGCGTCATCATGGTCACCGGAGACCATCCCGCCACCGCGCAGGCGATTGCCGCGAAAGCAGGTATCGGCGCTGCGCCACCGCGTGTAATCGAGGGAACGGACCTCGTCGAGCGCCTGCGCCGAAAGGATCCGGATTGCTTGCAGGATGTGGACGTCGTCGCTCGTAGCGCCCCCAGTCAGAAACTCGATCTCGTGCGCGCTCTGCAAGCATCCGGCGAGATCGTCGCCGTGACGGGCGACGGCGTGAACGACGTGCCCGCCCTGCAGGGCGCCGATATTGGCATCGCCATGGGCGAACGCGGCACACGCAGCGCACGCGAAGTCGCCTCCATCGTGCTGCTCGACGACAACTTTCGCACCATCATTCGCGCCATTGCCGAAGGGCGGCAATTGTTCGAAAATTTGAAATTCAGCTTCGCCTACCTGCTGATGGTGCACATCCCCTTGGTGCTCACCGCAGCATTCATCCCGTTTGCCGGATTCGCACTGGTGTATCTCCCGGTACACATCGTCTGGCTGGAGTTGATCATTCACCCCACCGCGCTGCTGGTTTTTCAGCAGTTGCCCTCATCGGACGAGCTGCACAACGTACACAACACTAAACGTCCGCGATTCTTCGACACCACCGAATGGGTGCTCATCGGCCTGGCAGGTTTGGTCGTCACTCTCGCGGTCACTTTAGGGTACGTCCGCAGCCTCGGAGCGATGCAGGACGTGGAGCACGCCCGTGGCATGGCCATGGTGACACTGGTCGTGGCCAGCGCAGCCATCACCGCAGGTTTGAGTGGACTGCGCACGCGCACGGCCACCATCAGCGTCGTGGCAGCCATCGCATCCGCCGCTGTACTGGTGCAGCATCCGGTACTCGCCGAGCTGGTGCACCTGAGTCCGCTGCATGCGGACGACTGGATGCTCGCGACCGTGGCCGGGCTGCTCCCAGGCGCGATCGCGGCGCTGCTGCCCCTGCGCCGCCGCTTGCGGAAATGATCAGGTGCTCGGATTGCCTGCCCGCAGGATCACGCCGCGCTCCTTTGCCCGTTTCTGCATGGCGCCGGCGACGGGTACGCCGCGATCGGGACGAATGGTGCGCGCTTCGCTGCCGTTCTCGCATTGGGCCGCTCACAGTCCAACACGCGGTAGGCTTCCCGCACTGAGTCAGCGCGCCTCTGAAATCGTAGCTGGAAGCATTCTCATTACTTCCGGATTTATGATTACGGCACATCGAGATCTGGAACGAAGAGCGCGGGAGACTCTGGTATTCCCTCTTCGATCATTCTAAACTTTTGGATGCGGCCCAAGCTTTTAACGGCGACCATCGCCGCCATCTACAAGAATCCCAGCAAAATCGTTCCGCACCTCAAAGAGCCCCAATGAGAAGCATTCACACCTCGTGGATCTGTGCTCTCGCCTTCACAAGCTGGATCGTGCCCACGATATCGCAGGCGATGCCGGCACTCGCGCGGCAATACAACGTAAGCTGCGTTGCCTGCCACGATGCGTTTCCACGGTTGAATGCGTTCGGGGAGTCGTTTGTAGCGAATAATTTTCGAATGCCGAATTGGCGACAGACCATGATGGATCTGGGCGACGAGCGGCTGGCGCTGCCCAAGTCCTTGCCGCTTGCCATTCGTGCGCAGGCCTTCGCGCAAGGCCGTGAGGGAAAAGATATCGATCCGGCGACCGGTCCGACCGGTAACGCCTCGAGCTTCGACTTTCAGGCTCCCTACCTCATCAAGCTGCTGTCGAGCGCGCCGCTCTCCGAACACATCACGTTCTACTTCTACGCAATCTTCGCGGAGAAGGGCGGTAACGGCGAAACGCTCATCGAAGATGCGTGGTTTCGCCACGACGACGTGCTCGGCTCAGGTGTGGGCGCACAGCTCGGACAGTTCCAAATATCGGACTTGATGTTTCCGCGCGAGGTTCGCCTCACCTTCCAGGACTTCTATGCCTATCGGGCTGCGGGCATCACCTACGACCGCGGCCTGATCCTCGATCGAGGCTTGGGTCCGCTCGAGATAGCC
This window contains:
- a CDS encoding cation-translocating P-type ATPase encodes the protein MQHHISSERIAGLDPDGLTIAQVVERRSRYGTNDIVTAAPSGWREVMRETVRDPMIWFLIGTALIFLWLGDLLEATILAVALLPIIIMDGYLHRRTQVATEGLSDRLAPTARVLRDGAWMKLPAREIVVGDTVLVEESQPFPADGIVLAGENLQAEESALTGEALPVRKRPLPQDTLAGLESGADEIAVDHEAWGAAGTRLLTGEAHLRVVFTGAETLYGAIAHSAHAGSHERTPLQQALGSLVATLVVAAVVICLALAATRYYQGHGVVDALVSAVTLAVAALPEEFPVVYAFFLGVGVHRLARHQALVRRAVVVENIGRVSCICSDKTGTLTEGRLRLEHLLPSSSFTKHELLLAAARASRPASVDPMDREVLARLADVSLGAERIATFPFTEDRRREVGIVRDATGDLHAFIKGAPETILVMTDLSTGEREEWQRTTLEFASTGHKVIAVASRPLPHWAGGEPDRGYTFLGLLVFEDPLRPSAAEAVRKAVAAGIRVIMVTGDHPATAQAIAAKAGIGAAPPRVIEGTDLVERLRRKDPDCLQDVDVVARSAPSQKLDLVRALQASGEIVAVTGDGVNDVPALQGADIGIAMGERGTRSAREVASIVLLDDNFRTIIRAIAEGRQLFENLKFSFAYLLMVHIPLVLTAAFIPFAGFALVYLPVHIVWLELIIHPTALLVFQQLPSSDELHNVHNTKRPRFFDTTEWVLIGLAGLVVTLAVTLGYVRSLGAMQDVEHARGMAMVTLVVASAAITAGLSGLRTRTATISVVAAIASAAVLVQHPVLAELVHLSPLHADDWMLATVAGLLPGAIAALLPLRRRLRK
- a CDS encoding cytochrome c: MHPRGFFIIALSVALTASAAGLGAQSVEAAKPTALRIVMEKLGRDMQAVAGAISKEDWALVAELAPEIANHAEPLMSEKVRILAWLGADAGTFRAFDGQAHDAATSMGEAVKRSDGQAVIADFARVQQSCLACHQGFRKSFQEHFYIRSTARPSS
- a CDS encoding RNA polymerase sigma factor, which gives rise to MKKITEADAELIALMLKGDEIAFRRFFETYFPRLYRFAAPRLGGDSDAAKEVVQATLIKAMRNLENYRGEAAVFSWLCQICRRQIIDHVRTHRRHLSRLALVEDSDEMQRVLEAIAAPCDDEPLHGYSADETRRIVQSVLDKLPNRYGDVLEWKYIEGRSVEEIAALLGVGQIAVQSMLARARVAFRSVLETVFGMAANDVLSGMRGH
- a CDS encoding phosphoethanolamine transferase, whose product is MKVRGSAIDLQRIIVKRGMHISRSEKHSSHSRFDSWTPTSLKARYSVTFSCRSDVRFAFCVSALWLVFYNTSFWIDTVHAMWHGDIASGGFLVSLLVLVLCLQAMLLLLLPSRRLMVGVASALFILAALSSYFSMKYGIVMDKDMLRNVFETNSVESRGLISSGLMARVAVLGVVPALLVWTVRLPSIEWSRRLRMRAVAVAGILLVCALALFAASASYAVFFREYKPIRFTLMPAAPLISAIGVWFDHAKGSGGSVVNVSGQARRTTPVHARPIVLVMVVGETARAANFQLAGYSRPTNPELSAQPGLIYFPDTTSCGTATAISVPCMFSHLSRRAFDVDEAWRYTNVLDALHEAGLDVEWRDNNAGCKGVCVRITQIDYVGHKDSQLCRDSYCYDEKMLEDLPARIDMLTRDTVIVLHQIGSHGPAYAERYPPEFEQFKPACHSNQLQRCTAAGIVNAYDNTIVYTDHVLARTIEILRRASDRVDSMLLYVSDHGESLGEQGLYLHGLPYAFAPDTQKKVPMLMWLSSSYMVRSGTVLDCVKSQAAKSFSHDNIYHTMLGALEVRNISYDSTLDILAPCRGAQEPSDGA